In the Heterodontus francisci isolate sHetFra1 chromosome 6, sHetFra1.hap1, whole genome shotgun sequence genome, one interval contains:
- the LOC137371154 gene encoding P2Y purinoceptor 8-like — protein MAMNGSQLDNDTLEMLSNNIIKNTLPVFYIIVVVISLPGNGFSLFLLCQTQPKTPSIIFMINLTITDLVLAIFLPFQSAYHWNGNNWAFGVNLCNVVTVLFYANMYCSILTMTCISLDRYIGVVKPMHCARWRTKRYAIAICLGMWALILIVLLPLEITDLTYEVHKLNITTCFDILKKDMLPSQGAWAAFLFTFFGILFMIPFCITVYCYIGIIAKLIKSSSSYANAQKKRAISLASIVLLVFVTCFAPNNFILIVHIINRVFLDKGIYAAYKVTLTLSCLNSCLDPFIYYFASKEFRKKLRAYFGIPYISSQGSFTEYRRESILSMRSGLQNHHSEVLELQRCLSITNGSA, from the coding sequence ATGGCCATGAATGGAAGCCAGCTGGATAATGATACTTTGGAAATGCTCTCAAATAATATCATTAAGAACACTCTACCTGTCTTTTACATCATTGTTGTTGTCATCAGTCTGCCTGGAAATGGGTTCTCCTTGTTCCTTCTCTGCCAAACGCAACCAAAGACACCATCCATCATATTCATGATCAACCTCACCATCACCGATCTCGTGCTTGCTATCTTTTTGCCCTTTCAGAGTGCATACCACTGGAATGGAAACAACTGGGCCTTTGGAGTTAACCTGTGTAATGTGGTTACCGTGCTGTTCTATGCTAACATGTATTGTTCAATCTTAACGATGACTTGCATTAGTTTGGACCGCTACATAGGAGTAGTGAAACCGATGCATTGTGCCAGATGGCGGACAAAGAGGTACGCAATTGCGATTTGCTTAGGAATGTGGGCTCTCATCCTTATTGTTTTGCTGCCACTGGAGATAACAGATTTGACATATGAAGTTCACAAGCTCAATATTACCACGTGCTTTGACATTCTGAAGAAGGACATGCTTCCTTCCCAAGGGGCCTGGGCAGCCTTTCTCTTCACCTTTTTTGGGATCCTTTTCATGATTCCATTTTGCATCACCGTGTACTGTTATATTGGAATCATTGCCAAACTGATCAAGAGCTCTTCAAGTTATGCCAATGCACAAAAGAAGAGAGCCATTAGCTTAGCTTCAATCGTGCTCTTGGTGTTTGTAACTTGCTTCGCACCTAACAACTTTATCCTTATCGTCCATATCATTAACCGGGTCTTTCTTGATAAAGGAATTTACGCTGCCTACAAAGTCACCCTCACCCTGAGCTGCTTAAATAGCTGCCTCGATCCCTTCATTTACTATTTTGCCTCCAAAGAGTTTCGTAAGAAGCTAAGAGCATACTTCGGAATACCATACATCTCAAGTCAAGGAAGTTTCACGGAATACAGAAGGGAGAGCATTCTCTCAATGAGATCTGGGTTGCAAAATCACCATTCTGAAGTTCTGGAGTTGCAGCGCTGTTTAAGTATAACAAATGGATCAGCATAG